From the genome of Streptomyces sp. V1I1, one region includes:
- a CDS encoding ABC transporter permease: protein MAGGKLTMPLAAAAPVQACATPRGRAFRVRGAWLLLLAPIAAFDAILFLTPLGTLVSSSTHNQAYERVLGDPLVIRSLINTLEISAVSTLVTIVIGYLLAWVIWRSSALMRVVLFALVLLPFWTGVLVKNFAWAVLLQDNGLVNGALQGLGLTDHPLTLLHNRFAVVLGMVHYLLPYAVFPIFAALAAIDNRLELAARSLGAGELSVFRRVILPLTVPGVSAAGLLVFIISTGFFITPVVLGGPGDMMIANQIDFYAMELTDFAGASALALALTAIVSVLVAVYQRILRAGGTHEVG from the coding sequence GTGGCAGGCGGGAAGCTGACGATGCCCCTCGCCGCCGCAGCGCCTGTGCAGGCCTGCGCCACGCCCCGCGGACGCGCCTTCCGCGTCCGCGGGGCGTGGTTGCTGCTCCTCGCGCCGATCGCCGCATTCGACGCCATCTTGTTTCTGACCCCGCTGGGGACACTCGTCTCCTCCAGCACGCACAACCAGGCCTACGAGCGGGTGCTGGGCGACCCGCTGGTGATCAGGTCGTTGATCAACACGCTCGAAATCAGCGCGGTCTCCACGCTCGTGACCATCGTGATCGGCTACCTGCTGGCCTGGGTGATCTGGCGCAGTAGCGCGCTCATGCGGGTCGTCCTGTTCGCCCTGGTGCTGCTGCCCTTCTGGACCGGTGTCCTGGTGAAGAACTTCGCCTGGGCGGTCCTTCTGCAGGACAACGGTCTGGTGAACGGAGCCCTGCAGGGGCTCGGACTCACCGACCATCCGCTGACGCTGCTGCACAACCGGTTCGCGGTCGTGCTCGGCATGGTCCACTACCTCCTTCCCTACGCCGTGTTCCCGATCTTCGCCGCGCTGGCCGCGATCGATAACCGGCTGGAGCTGGCCGCGCGTTCCCTCGGCGCGGGCGAGCTGTCGGTCTTCCGCCGGGTCATCCTTCCGCTCACCGTGCCGGGCGTTTCGGCCGCGGGGCTGCTGGTGTTCATCATCAGCACCGGCTTCTTCATCACTCCGGTCGTGCTCGGTGGCCCTGGGGATATGATGATTGCCAATCAGATCGACTTCTACGCCATGGAGTTGACCGACTTTGCCGGCGCCTCCGCGCTCGCGCTCGCGCTGACCGCCATCGTGAGCGTGCTCGTGGCGGTGTACCAGCGGATCCTCCGCGCAGGAGGTACCCATGAGGTCGGCTAA
- a CDS encoding ABC transporter permease, producing the protein MRSANSRFSPALLAAVPVFVFLVVPTAIVVPMAFNHSRYITFPPDRFSTDAVTGFLTDTAWMSAVLASLQTAGIAVVLAVLLGGSAAVALHGRQFPGRSAVTAVILAPMIVPPVVLALAFYQFFNSVALVGTILPIGLAHAVIATPYAFLTVRASLSGLNPALVRSAQSLGAGTPSVARFVYLPVIRPGLVAGALFAFSVSIDETVIALFLQSPSATTLPVKMFTDIQYNLTPKIAVSSAMLVTVATVGLLVQVFFMLRRRSIARMLPLTAAAADQTG; encoded by the coding sequence ATGAGGTCGGCTAATTCTCGGTTCTCCCCGGCGCTGCTGGCCGCCGTACCGGTTTTCGTGTTCCTCGTCGTACCCACCGCGATCGTGGTGCCGATGGCCTTCAACCACAGCCGGTACATCACCTTCCCGCCGGATCGGTTCTCCACCGACGCGGTCACCGGGTTCCTTACCGACACGGCCTGGATGTCGGCCGTACTGGCGAGCCTGCAGACCGCGGGAATCGCCGTGGTACTCGCGGTGCTGCTGGGCGGCAGCGCAGCCGTAGCCCTGCACGGGCGGCAGTTCCCGGGGCGGTCCGCAGTGACCGCGGTGATCCTCGCCCCGATGATCGTCCCACCCGTTGTGCTGGCGCTGGCCTTCTACCAGTTCTTCAACTCCGTCGCACTGGTCGGCACGATTCTTCCGATCGGCCTCGCCCACGCCGTGATCGCGACGCCGTACGCGTTCCTCACCGTCCGCGCCAGCCTTTCCGGCCTGAATCCGGCCCTGGTGCGCTCCGCGCAGAGCCTGGGAGCCGGCACACCGTCCGTGGCACGGTTCGTGTACCTCCCGGTCATCCGGCCCGGTCTCGTCGCAGGGGCGCTGTTCGCCTTCTCCGTCTCCATCGACGAGACGGTGATTGCGCTGTTCCTCCAGTCGCCGAGCGCGACCACGCTGCCGGTGAAGATGTTCACCGACATCCAGTACAACCTGACACCGAAGATCGCTGTCTCCTCGGCCATGTTGGTCACCGTCGCCACGGTCGGACTGCTGGTGCAGGTCTTCTTCATGCTCCGCCGCCGTTCCATCGCCCGGATGCTGCCGCTGACGGCGGCGGCCGCCGACCAGACAGGGTGA
- a CDS encoding ABC transporter ATP-binding protein yields MTTSATLPTAASPVVGNQENGSIELRRVRKTYGDVTAVDDLDLTVQPGEFVTLLGPSGSGKTTTMMMVAGFEELTSGMVLINGEGVDKLPPKDRNLGVVFQSYALFPHMSARENVEFALRMRKVRPTERRQRAEEALERVGLAKLGDRRPRQLSGGQQQRVALARALVFNPSALLLDEPMAALDKRLREQMQEEVKTIQRSLGISVLFVTHDQDEAMSMSDRIVVMRDGRIVQQGAPEDVYAHPATDWVANFLGDTNLLPCSIVERSGDTAVVDLGRLGICRVRDRGAKGDRYAVSIRPEHLAFIPAERAENSAKGRVVSSTNLGATIRHRLRVGEHELLMREMSPTSRTAAELDADVCIGWDQDPAQLLVLDA; encoded by the coding sequence ATGACAACGTCCGCTACGCTCCCGACGGCTGCCTCGCCGGTGGTCGGGAATCAGGAAAACGGTTCCATCGAACTGCGCCGGGTGCGTAAGACCTACGGCGACGTCACCGCGGTCGACGACCTCGATCTGACCGTGCAGCCCGGCGAGTTCGTGACCCTTCTCGGTCCCAGCGGGTCGGGCAAGACCACGACCATGATGATGGTCGCCGGCTTCGAGGAACTCACCTCCGGCATGGTGCTGATCAACGGCGAAGGGGTCGACAAGCTCCCGCCGAAAGACCGCAACCTCGGTGTGGTGTTCCAGAGTTACGCCCTGTTCCCCCACATGAGCGCCCGGGAGAACGTCGAGTTCGCCCTGCGCATGCGCAAGGTCCGGCCGACAGAGCGGCGTCAGCGGGCCGAGGAGGCTCTCGAACGCGTCGGCCTGGCCAAGCTGGGCGACCGCCGCCCGCGCCAGCTGTCCGGAGGACAGCAGCAACGTGTCGCGCTGGCACGCGCCCTGGTCTTCAATCCGTCGGCACTGCTCCTGGACGAGCCGATGGCAGCGCTGGACAAAAGGCTGCGCGAGCAGATGCAGGAGGAGGTCAAGACGATCCAGCGGTCGCTGGGCATCTCCGTGCTGTTCGTCACCCACGACCAGGACGAAGCCATGTCCATGTCGGACAGAATCGTCGTGATGCGCGACGGGAGGATCGTGCAACAGGGCGCTCCGGAGGACGTGTACGCGCATCCCGCGACCGACTGGGTGGCCAACTTCCTCGGCGACACCAATCTCCTGCCGTGCAGCATCGTGGAACGCTCGGGCGACACAGCCGTCGTCGACCTCGGCCGGCTAGGGATCTGCCGAGTACGGGACCGCGGGGCCAAGGGCGATCGGTACGCGGTGTCCATCCGCCCGGAGCATCTGGCGTTCATTCCCGCCGAACGGGCGGAGAACAGCGCGAAGGGCCGAGTGGTGTCCTCCACCAATCTCGGCGCCACCATCCGCCACCGGCTGCGTGTGGGGGAACACGAGCTGCTGATGCGTGAGATGTCCCCGACCTCGCGCACTGCCGCCGAACTAGACGCGGACGTGTGCATTGGCTGGGACCAGGACCCCGCCCAGCTGCTCGTCCTCGACGCCTGA
- a CDS encoding HAD domain-containing protein produces MTGSAEPPLLFLDVDGPLIPFGAAPQQYPDGYPTCPAGPEPWEADSNPLLARINPKLGPRLTALPCDLVWATTWMAEANECIAPRIGLPELAVVIWPEPSDQDEQDGRDGLHWKTRALVDWAAGRSFVWVDDEITDIDRAWVSAHHRGQALLHRVDPHQGLTEADLVALNEWLRRTHGTPPSRGAA; encoded by the coding sequence GTGACCGGTTCTGCAGAGCCTCCACTGCTCTTCCTCGATGTCGACGGACCACTCATTCCATTCGGCGCGGCGCCGCAGCAGTATCCGGACGGATATCCGACCTGTCCGGCGGGTCCCGAACCATGGGAGGCCGACTCGAATCCCCTTCTGGCCAGGATCAATCCCAAGCTCGGGCCCCGATTGACGGCGCTACCGTGCGATCTGGTCTGGGCCACAACATGGATGGCCGAGGCGAACGAGTGCATCGCCCCGCGGATCGGCCTGCCGGAGTTGGCAGTGGTGATCTGGCCGGAGCCGTCCGACCAGGATGAGCAGGATGGGCGGGACGGACTCCATTGGAAGACCCGCGCCCTCGTCGACTGGGCAGCGGGACGCTCATTCGTCTGGGTGGACGATGAGATCACTGATATCGATCGGGCCTGGGTATCCGCACACCATCGAGGACAAGCCCTGCTCCATCGCGTCGACCCCCACCAGGGCCTCACCGAAGCGGACTTGGTCGCCCTCAACGAGTGGTTGCGAAGGACTCACGGGACGCCCCCGTCGCGTGGCGCGGCTTAA
- a CDS encoding CdaR family transcriptional regulator: MTDSPNLPSLGGTSEELFALANAVAAVIGGSVAIEDLDHRVLAYSSIPGQRIDDLRRRGILERRVPDDPEQVRQYREVLAAPGAVRLPVIAPDELPRAAAAIRAGDLPLGTIWAIEGVSPLDAAGNRALLDGARLAALHMLRRRSSAELDLRAREDALRAALRGDQTEQEIRFHLGLPERPQLMLLGFAPAAYGTDRTGPAVVRLGAAAARHWAAVHDEAAVATVGRTVYTLLPQSRPAEARRLAEQAIAALGRILEIPLRAAVSRAAGGPAELPELRAEVDDILRVTTASPDTPAVAGLAETHAQVLLLHFADELARRPRLRHPGIDAMLEHDRVRDTDYAASVAIWLDAVGNVGEAAKRLTIHPNTLKYRLRRARELFGIDLDHPDVRLSCWLQLRLTGADACAQEARVRSGPS, from the coding sequence ATGACGGATTCGCCAAACCTGCCGAGCCTCGGCGGCACCAGCGAGGAGCTGTTTGCTCTGGCCAACGCCGTCGCCGCGGTCATCGGCGGTTCCGTGGCGATTGAGGACCTCGACCACCGGGTGCTCGCGTACTCGTCGATCCCGGGCCAGCGGATCGACGATCTGCGCCGACGCGGAATCCTGGAGCGGCGCGTCCCCGACGATCCCGAGCAGGTGCGCCAGTACCGGGAAGTCCTGGCCGCGCCCGGAGCCGTACGGCTGCCGGTCATCGCGCCCGACGAACTGCCGCGTGCCGCCGCCGCCATCCGGGCGGGGGACCTGCCGCTGGGCACCATCTGGGCGATCGAGGGGGTGTCCCCGCTCGACGCGGCGGGCAACCGGGCGCTGCTGGACGGCGCGCGACTCGCGGCGTTGCACATGCTGCGCCGCCGCAGCTCGGCCGAGCTCGACCTGCGGGCGCGCGAGGACGCGCTGCGTGCCGCGTTGCGAGGCGACCAGACCGAGCAGGAGATCCGCTTCCACCTCGGTCTGCCCGAGCGGCCGCAGCTGATGCTCCTTGGGTTCGCACCGGCCGCGTACGGAACCGACCGAACGGGCCCGGCGGTCGTCCGGCTGGGCGCCGCGGCCGCCCGGCACTGGGCCGCCGTGCACGACGAGGCGGCCGTGGCCACCGTCGGCCGTACCGTCTACACCCTGCTGCCGCAGTCCCGTCCCGCCGAGGCCCGCCGCCTTGCGGAGCAGGCCATCGCCGCACTCGGCCGCATCCTGGAGATACCGCTGCGCGCCGCCGTCAGCCGCGCTGCGGGCGGACCGGCGGAACTGCCGGAGCTGCGTGCCGAAGTGGACGACATCCTCCGAGTGACCACCGCGTCGCCGGACACGCCGGCCGTCGCGGGACTCGCCGAGACGCACGCCCAGGTGCTGCTGCTCCACTTCGCCGACGAGCTCGCCCGCCGGCCGCGGCTCCGCCATCCCGGCATCGATGCCATGCTCGAACACGACCGCGTCCGGGACACGGATTACGCCGCGTCAGTCGCCATCTGGCTGGACGCGGTCGGCAACGTGGGCGAGGCCGCGAAACGGCTGACCATCCACCCCAACACCCTCAAATACCGGCTCCGCCGCGCCCGCGAGCTGTTCGGGATCGACCTTGACCACCCCGACGTCCGGCTCTCCTGCTGGCTGCAACTGCGGCTGACTGGGGCCGACGCGTGCGCGCAGGAGGCTCGTGTGCGGTCCGGCCCGTCCTGA
- the lysA gene encoding diaminopimelate decarboxylase: MVPGTATPVRLPYDEPSYNDLLGLFPPGTVTAPDGGLRIGGCHVAELAERYGTPALLIDEGALRARARRYADGLAARRPNSAVAFASKAFPCTAVYRLLAEEGLSIDVASDGELALALAGGTDPAKVIVHGNAKTDDYLRTAVETGAGLVVIDNFDDIDRLERILAGTPGREQPVLVRVTPDVRPDTHEAISTGQRGSKFGLLLPQAREAIARLRGSDRLRLDGLHVHVGSQILDSEPFVQAVEAVAELGDFDVYDLGGGLGSRYTYEDRPPSVEDYLDTLTAAADALLPASARVIVEPGRSMVAEAGVSLYRVVTVKRGGGETFVAVDGGMGDNLEVSLYGQRFEATVATRVGGGEPCRLVGRHCESGDTLSAGVLLDDPRPGDLIAVPVTGAYTYSLSNNYNGSCRPPVVFCHDGQSRAVVRRETHADLMRRDLP, from the coding sequence ATGGTCCCCGGGACCGCGACGCCCGTCCGCCTCCCGTACGACGAGCCCTCGTACAACGATCTGCTCGGACTCTTCCCGCCCGGCACCGTCACCGCACCCGACGGGGGCCTACGCATCGGCGGATGCCATGTGGCCGAGCTGGCGGAGCGCTACGGCACCCCCGCCCTGCTCATCGACGAGGGCGCGCTGCGCGCCCGCGCCCGCCGCTACGCCGACGGGCTCGCCGCCCGTCGGCCGAACTCGGCGGTGGCCTTCGCCTCCAAGGCCTTTCCCTGCACGGCGGTCTACCGGCTGCTCGCCGAGGAGGGCCTCTCCATCGACGTCGCGAGCGACGGCGAGCTGGCCCTCGCCCTGGCCGGAGGCACCGACCCGGCGAAGGTCATCGTGCATGGCAACGCCAAGACCGACGACTACCTCCGCACGGCCGTCGAGACCGGGGCGGGCCTGGTCGTCATCGACAACTTCGACGACATCGACCGCCTGGAACGCATCCTCGCCGGCACCCCCGGCCGCGAGCAGCCCGTCCTGGTCCGAGTCACACCCGACGTCCGCCCCGACACCCACGAGGCGATCTCCACCGGCCAGCGCGGGTCGAAGTTCGGTCTGCTGCTGCCCCAGGCCCGCGAGGCGATCGCCCGGCTGCGCGGCAGCGACCGGCTGAGGCTGGACGGGCTGCATGTGCACGTCGGCTCGCAGATCCTCGACAGCGAACCGTTCGTCCAGGCCGTGGAGGCGGTGGCGGAGCTCGGCGACTTCGACGTGTACGACCTCGGCGGCGGCCTCGGCTCCCGCTACACGTACGAAGACCGGCCTCCGAGCGTCGAGGACTACCTGGACACCCTGACGGCCGCGGCCGACGCGCTGCTGCCCGCCAGTGCCCGCGTCATCGTCGAGCCCGGCCGGTCGATGGTGGCCGAGGCGGGAGTCTCGCTCTACCGCGTCGTCACGGTCAAACGTGGTGGTGGCGAGACCTTCGTCGCCGTGGACGGCGGCATGGGCGACAACCTCGAAGTCTCCCTGTACGGGCAGCGGTTCGAGGCCACGGTCGCCACGCGGGTGGGCGGCGGCGAACCGTGCCGGCTCGTCGGCAGGCACTGCGAATCCGGCGACACGCTGAGCGCCGGCGTACTGCTGGACGACCCGCGCCCGGGCGACCTGATCGCCGTACCCGTCACGGGCGCCTACACCTACTCCCTCTCCAACAACTACAACGGCTCCTGCCGGCCGCCGGTGGTCTTCTGCCACGACGGGCAGTCCCGCGCGGTGGTGCGCCGGGAGACCCACGCAGACCTGATGCGCCGCGACCTCCCCTGA
- a CDS encoding APC family permease codes for MRLDVTLRHQLLRRKPVEAFLADAEAADGGGLRRTVGVFQLTMIGIGATIGTGIFFALNAAVPEAGPAVILSFAIGAVTAALTALCYAELASAVPVSGSSYSYAYATLGEFAAYAVGWCLLLEYAVSGAAIAVSWGQYLNDLTQRLFGVQMPAAISAPPGDGGYLNLPGAVLVLLCCVLLVRGAKESAMVNTVMVLLKLAVLALFVVLGVTGFDSANLHPFAPMGMAGIGAAASTVFFSFIGLDAVSTAGEEVRNPRRTLPLAIICALLVVTTVYVLVALVGVGAQPWTAFAGQEAGLSAILAKVTGAGWPGVVLSAGAVLSIVSVTLVVLYGQTRILYSMGRDGMLPAAFHRVDRRTGTPVLGTVIVGAFVALMAAVFPLDILADLTSLGTLVAFTVVSAGVIILRRRAPHLERGFKVPGYPVVPVLSIAFCGYLLYGLPLPAYAMFACWIAVALAVYVLYSRHHSRLQAQMAKDEGEPESATLTP; via the coding sequence TTGAGACTCGACGTGACACTCCGCCACCAACTCCTGCGACGCAAGCCGGTGGAAGCGTTCCTCGCGGACGCCGAAGCAGCCGACGGCGGCGGCCTGCGCCGCACCGTGGGCGTCTTCCAGCTCACGATGATCGGCATCGGCGCCACGATAGGCACCGGCATTTTCTTCGCCCTCAACGCGGCTGTCCCCGAGGCCGGTCCCGCGGTCATCCTCTCCTTCGCCATCGGCGCGGTCACGGCGGCCCTCACCGCCCTGTGCTACGCCGAACTCGCCTCCGCCGTACCGGTCTCCGGGTCGTCGTACTCGTATGCCTATGCCACGCTCGGCGAGTTCGCGGCCTACGCGGTCGGCTGGTGCCTGCTGCTGGAGTACGCCGTCTCCGGCGCGGCCATCGCGGTGAGCTGGGGCCAGTACCTCAACGACCTGACCCAGCGCCTCTTCGGCGTGCAGATGCCGGCAGCCATATCCGCACCACCCGGCGACGGTGGCTACCTCAATCTGCCGGGCGCCGTACTGGTGTTGCTGTGCTGCGTACTGCTGGTGCGCGGTGCCAAGGAGTCGGCGATGGTCAACACCGTGATGGTGCTGCTCAAGCTGGCGGTGCTGGCGCTCTTCGTGGTGCTGGGTGTCACCGGCTTCGACTCGGCGAACCTGCACCCCTTCGCCCCGATGGGCATGGCGGGCATAGGCGCCGCGGCCTCCACGGTCTTCTTCTCCTTCATCGGTCTCGACGCCGTCTCCACGGCCGGCGAAGAGGTACGCAACCCCCGCCGCACGCTTCCACTGGCGATCATCTGCGCACTCCTCGTGGTCACCACGGTGTACGTGCTGGTGGCCCTGGTGGGCGTCGGCGCCCAGCCGTGGACGGCGTTCGCGGGCCAGGAAGCGGGCCTTTCGGCGATCCTGGCGAAGGTCACCGGGGCCGGCTGGCCAGGGGTGGTCCTCTCGGCGGGCGCGGTGCTCTCCATCGTCAGCGTCACGCTCGTGGTGCTGTACGGACAGACCCGCATCCTGTACTCCATGGGCCGCGACGGAATGCTCCCCGCCGCCTTCCACCGGGTCGACCGCCGCACCGGCACCCCGGTGCTGGGCACGGTCATCGTGGGTGCGTTCGTGGCCCTGATGGCCGCGGTGTTCCCGCTGGACATCTTGGCGGACCTGACAAGCCTGGGCACGCTGGTGGCCTTCACCGTCGTCTCGGCCGGCGTGATCATCCTGCGCCGCAGGGCGCCCCATCTGGAACGCGGCTTCAAGGTCCCGGGCTACCCGGTGGTGCCGGTGCTGTCCATCGCCTTCTGCGGCTACCTGCTCTACGGACTACCGCTGCCGGCGTACGCCATGTTCGCCTGCTGGATTGCTGTGGCCCTGGCGGTGTATGTGCTGTACAGCCGCCACCACTCGCGGCTTCAGGCGCAGATGGCGAAGGACGAGGGCGAGCCTGAATCAGCGACCTTGACGCCCTGA
- a CDS encoding lamin tail domain-containing protein, whose amino-acid sequence MLRTRSIAIASTIAAFAGLIALPSPAQAAGSVHLYKIYYDSPGSDRGANSSLNAEYVQIRNTTGGAVSLKGWVLVDAKNHKYTFGTFTLARGKTVTVRTGKGTNTAANRYQGRAWYVWNNDKDTATLKRANGTKVDTCSYNSTRVDYKMC is encoded by the coding sequence ATGCTCCGTACCCGCTCCATAGCAATTGCCTCGACCATCGCGGCCTTCGCCGGCCTCATCGCCCTGCCTTCGCCCGCGCAGGCGGCCGGCTCGGTCCATCTGTACAAGATCTACTACGACAGCCCCGGCTCGGACCGTGGCGCCAACTCGAGCCTGAACGCGGAGTACGTGCAGATCCGCAACACCACCGGCGGTGCGGTCAGTCTGAAGGGCTGGGTGCTGGTCGATGCGAAGAACCACAAGTACACCTTCGGCACCTTCACGCTCGCCAGGGGCAAGACGGTTACGGTGCGCACCGGCAAGGGCACCAACACCGCGGCCAACCGCTACCAGGGCCGCGCGTGGTACGTGTGGAACAACGACAAGGACACCGCCACCCTGAAGAGGGCGAACGGGACCAAGGTCGACACCTGCTCCTACAACTCGACAAGGGTCGACTACAAGATGTGCTGA
- a CDS encoding acyltransferase yields MQHRPRPRRSSTELSGRDRLASLTGLRFWAALLVVLYHLSRQVGRIPGASEAVWYGRTGVTFFFVLSGFVLAWTYDGKQVPTQVFLWRRFARIWPLLAATTVLSVGVWVALGKAVSAKAVVASLLLIHAWIPDNAVLKGGNPAAWSLSDEAWFYLVFPLLMALPALRSARGRRRIRVMACVGTVLVWLSGSLIVDPSLRVWALDYLPLTRTLQFLLGVVAGLAVARGRRPPIGLWPAVVLTVGWHLALVPWSQAVPDALWYSPYQASQLLSAPVFALLVAAAARADLDGRRTGLGGAWAVRLGHWSFAWYLIHEIVIRVWLGRYGRPEDVLGTAQVWLVVIVASLALSACAYHWVEHPLERMLRSAGPRVPTGDSRVPEPRAGAGMA; encoded by the coding sequence ATGCAACACAGGCCCCGCCCCCGCCGATCCTCCACCGAGCTGTCCGGCAGAGACAGGCTGGCCTCCCTGACCGGGCTGCGTTTCTGGGCGGCTCTACTGGTGGTGCTGTACCACCTGTCGCGGCAGGTCGGCCGGATACCCGGGGCCAGCGAGGCCGTCTGGTACGGCCGCACCGGAGTGACCTTCTTCTTTGTACTGTCCGGATTCGTCCTGGCATGGACGTACGACGGCAAGCAGGTTCCCACGCAGGTCTTTCTCTGGCGGCGCTTCGCCCGTATCTGGCCGCTCCTCGCGGCCACGACTGTGCTGTCCGTCGGGGTCTGGGTCGCGCTGGGCAAGGCGGTGTCGGCCAAGGCCGTGGTCGCGTCGCTGCTCCTCATCCATGCCTGGATACCGGACAACGCCGTACTGAAGGGCGGAAACCCGGCCGCATGGTCACTCAGCGACGAGGCATGGTTCTATCTCGTCTTCCCGCTGCTGATGGCCCTCCCGGCCCTGCGTTCAGCCCGCGGCCGCCGCCGGATCCGGGTCATGGCCTGTGTGGGCACCGTCCTCGTGTGGCTGAGCGGATCCCTGATCGTCGACCCGAGCCTGCGGGTCTGGGCCCTCGACTATCTGCCGTTGACCCGCACGCTGCAGTTCCTCCTCGGCGTCGTGGCCGGCCTCGCGGTGGCCCGCGGCCGGCGGCCGCCCATCGGTCTGTGGCCCGCCGTGGTACTGACCGTCGGCTGGCACCTCGCGCTGGTGCCCTGGTCTCAGGCCGTTCCCGACGCCCTCTGGTACAGCCCGTACCAGGCCTCGCAACTGCTCTCCGCGCCCGTCTTCGCGCTGCTTGTGGCAGCGGCCGCCCGCGCGGACCTGGACGGCCGGAGGACCGGTCTCGGCGGAGCATGGGCAGTGCGGCTGGGGCACTGGTCGTTCGCCTGGTACCTCATCCACGAGATCGTCATCCGGGTGTGGTTGGGGAGGTACGGACGCCCGGAGGACGTACTCGGCACAGCCCAGGTGTGGTTGGTGGTGATCGTGGCCAGTCTGGCCCTTTCCGCATGCGCCTATCACTGGGTGGAGCACCCGCTCGAGCGCATGCTCCGCAGTGCCGGCCCACGTGTTCCCACAGGTGACAGCCGCGTTCCCGAACCGCGGGCGGGCGCCGGGATGGCATGA
- a CDS encoding Lrp/AsnC family transcriptional regulator: MDGIDRDILRELQNDGRLSNQELAQRVGLTPSPCMRRVRQLEQDGVIQGYRAVIDPEAVGRSFEVLVSIEVKRDREVVEAFEAGLQDIPDVIEAYRLFGSPGCLLRIAVADLRAYERLWIEKLTALSGVTEVNSQIVMKRIKEPRGLPVDG; the protein is encoded by the coding sequence ATGGATGGAATTGACCGAGATATCTTGCGTGAGCTTCAGAACGATGGACGGTTGAGCAATCAGGAGCTGGCGCAGCGGGTGGGTCTGACCCCCTCGCCGTGCATGCGCCGTGTCCGGCAACTGGAGCAGGACGGGGTGATCCAGGGCTATCGCGCGGTGATCGACCCGGAGGCGGTAGGCCGGAGCTTCGAAGTCCTCGTCTCCATCGAGGTGAAGCGCGATCGCGAGGTGGTCGAGGCCTTCGAGGCCGGCCTCCAGGACATCCCCGACGTCATCGAGGCGTACCGGCTTTTCGGGAGCCCGGGATGCCTGCTGCGTATCGCGGTCGCGGATCTGCGCGCGTACGAGCGGCTGTGGATCGAGAAGCTGACCGCGCTGTCCGGTGTCACAGAGGTCAACTCGCAGATCGTCATGAAGCGGATCAAGGAGCCTCGCGGTCTGCCGGTGGACGGCTGA
- a CDS encoding asparaginase encodes MGRVVVISTGGTIASRWQGSGFAADAGGQEVMATAPLPEGVTVEVVDLFSVNSPRLTTAHQLTLLHTVHEVLADPGVQGIVVTHGTDTLEESAFLVDLHHDDPRPVVFTGAQLPLDAADGDGPGNLHDALLTAATTRGLGVLVAFDGKVHSARGTVKTQTLAADAFGDPSGARIGNVGFGRISVLRHPQRPAALALPGMPDTLPRVDMVMHHADADPLLLNAAVNAGAQGIVLVATGAGNATPEIVDAVSAATSRGVLVALTTRVQAGPVTEIYTHGGAVDLVAAGAVPTGTLRAGQARIAVLTALLAATGPHERERVLRHALGEAMSAGANPSAELVQA; translated from the coding sequence GTGGGACGGGTCGTCGTCATCAGCACCGGCGGGACGATAGCCAGCCGCTGGCAAGGTTCAGGGTTCGCCGCCGACGCGGGTGGCCAAGAGGTCATGGCGACCGCCCCGTTGCCCGAGGGCGTCACCGTCGAGGTCGTCGATCTGTTCAGCGTGAACAGTCCGCGCCTCACCACCGCTCACCAACTCACCCTGCTCCACACGGTGCACGAGGTGCTCGCCGACCCCGGCGTGCAAGGCATCGTCGTCACCCACGGCACCGACACCCTGGAGGAGTCGGCGTTCCTGGTCGACCTCCACCACGACGACCCGCGCCCGGTCGTCTTCACCGGCGCCCAGCTTCCGCTCGACGCGGCCGACGGCGACGGACCCGGCAACCTCCACGACGCGCTGCTGACCGCCGCGACGACGCGCGGTCTCGGGGTACTGGTCGCCTTCGACGGCAAGGTGCACTCCGCCCGCGGCACCGTCAAGACGCAGACGCTCGCCGCCGACGCCTTCGGCGACCCGTCCGGCGCCCGCATCGGAAACGTCGGCTTCGGCCGGATCTCCGTACTGCGCCACCCCCAGCGCCCGGCCGCGCTGGCCCTGCCCGGCATGCCGGACACCCTGCCCCGCGTCGACATGGTGATGCACCACGCCGACGCCGACCCGCTGCTGCTGAACGCGGCCGTGAACGCGGGGGCCCAAGGGATCGTCCTGGTCGCCACCGGCGCCGGCAACGCCACCCCCGAGATCGTCGACGCCGTCTCCGCCGCCACCTCCCGCGGTGTGCTCGTCGCCCTGACCACCCGGGTCCAGGCCGGGCCGGTCACCGAGATCTACACCCACGGCGGCGCGGTCGACCTCGTGGCCGCGGGTGCCGTGCCGACCGGCACACTGCGGGCCGGCCAGGCCCGGATCGCCGTGCTCACCGCACTGCTCGCCGCCACCGGTCCGCATGAGCGGGAACGGGTACTGCGCCACGCGCTCGGCGAGGCCATGTCCGCCGGCGCCAACCCGTCGGCCGAACTGGTCCAGGCATAG